The segment TTTATTGAGCAAGTGGAAGAGTCAATGGATCAATCATCATCTGAAAATCAGGACATATAAAATGAAAGCAAGAAATCTTTTCTTATCGAATTGATTTTTTGCTTTTATTTTGCGTTTAGTCCATAAAAATATTTTTTGTGAAAAAAAACAGGTAGTAACAACACGACTATTATAAAATCATTCATGTTAAAAAATGATAAGCGTAAAGTCACAATAGTTTTTTTAGATGAAAGGAGATTCACTGAATGAACGATGAGACAATGAAAAAGATTGATCAAGTAACGAATGAAGTTTCCGAAAAAATCACGAATGAACAATTAACAGAAACAAGGGATGAAGCGACTGGAAAACCAGTCAACGAACAACCTAAAGAACGAGCCAAAGAACCAATCGAAGAACCAGTCAAAGAACTGGATGCGGATGCCGGTGTAGATGCAACCGAAGAACCAATCGAAAAACCGATCGAAGAACCGATCGAAGAACCGATACAACCAACGAGTCACACAAAAAAAGCAACGCGTGATGAACCCCGAGTCGGCTTGGCAAATTCTGAGTTTCAAAGGGGCAATCAGGAAGTACCGGAAGAAATCAAAAAATGGAATTGGGGCGCCTTCTCTCTTAACATCATCTGGGGAATTGGGAACAAAACGTATCTTCCATTACTGTGTCTGATTCCACTATTCAATTTTGTTTGGGTGTTTATTTGCGGATTCAAAGGCAATGAAGGGGCATGGAGAGATGGAAACTATACGGATGTTGAAACATTCAAACAAGTCCAAAAAACTTGGAGTAGAGCTGGCATAGCGATGTTTATTATTCAAATTGTGATTATCCTCTTATATCTTGTTTTCGTCGTATTCATTCTTTCTAGCTTATGGTATATTCGTGATTCTTTTATCCGGGATTCTTATAACTATGATCCTTACATTTATGATGGTTATTACTACTAGAAAGGAGAAAACAATATGCATCAAAAAATGATCAAAACTATTTTTATATTGAATATCGTTCAAACAGTGATTTATCTTTTTGGTTTCTTTAACCGAGTAGCAGAGCAGTCAGGTCTGGTTCCTCTCGTCTATGTGACACGTCTATGGGGGAATTTTTATGGAATTATTTTTTGGTCGATCCTAAGTATGATTTGCGTGATCGGCTTCACTTTGAGCTTATATTTATTGCTTTCAAAAGCAGTAGATTCTAAAAAAACAGTCGGGTTGATCATTTCTGCTATTGGTTATGGTTCCCCACTACTATTCAGTTTTTTCTTGATCATTCCAGCAACCTTGTTGATTTTAGGGCTTATCTTTATTAAATGGATGATTATAGATCCAGAAAAATCAGTAGAAGAATACGATGAGTGGCATGATACCCATGCATGACCTAAATAAGATTTAGTACAAGTTTTTAACGATTATTTAGTTTCTTTTGTGAACTATTGCATTAATAAAGGGAATCAGTTATAGTATGTAGCGATACTTTGAAAAAAAGAGGGAATAATCGTGGAAAAACAATCCATTTATGGTTTAACAAATAAAGAATTGACTGCTTGGTTTTTAGAACATGGTGAAAAGAAATTCCGTGCCTCACAAGTATGGGAATGGCTCTATCAAAAGCGTGTCACAAGCTTTGAAGAAATGACGAATCTTTCAAAAAGTTTGATTGAAAAACTATCAGAAAATTTTGAGATCAATCCATTGAAACAAGTGATCGTGCAAGAGGCAAGTGATGGGACAGTCAAATACTTGTTTGAGTTGCCAGATAAAAATATGATCGAAACGGTGTTGATGAGACAAGAATATGGCTTATCTGTGTGTGTAACTACACAAGTCGGATGTAATATTGGCTGTACTTTTTGTGCCAGTGGTTTATTAACGAAAAACCGAGACTTAACTGCGGGTGAGATCGTGGCTCAGATCATGATGGTCCAACATTACTTTGATGAACGTCAATTGGGGGAACGTGTATCCCATGTCGTGGTGATGGGGATCGGTGAACCGTTCGACAATTATGACAATGTCATGGATTTCTTGCATATCATCAATGATGCCAAAGGTTTAGCAATCGGTGCTCGTCACATCACAGTGTCAACTAGTGGGTTGGCAAATAAAATCAAAGAGTTTGCTGAAAATGGATTACAAGTCAACTTAGCAATTTCATTACATGCACCAAATAATGAAGTCCGTACGTCCATGATGCGCATTAATCGCCGTTTTCCAATCGAAAAATTGATGGAAGCAGTGGATGAGTACTTGGAGAAAACTAATCGCCGGATCACGTTTGAGTACATCATGCTGAATCAAGTAAATGATCGGCCAGAACATGCGCAACAACTTGCTGATCTGTTGAAAGACAAGAAAAAATTAACTTATGTCAATTTGATTCCTTACAACCCAGTAAGTGAACATGATCAATATTCAAGAAGTCCAAAAGCGGATGTATTGAAATTTTATGATGTGTTGAAAAAGAACGGCATCAATTGTGTGATTCGCAAAGAGCATGGGACAGATATTGATGCAGCTTGTGGGCAATTGCGTAGCAAACAAATGAAAAAAGAAAAAACTGTAGCAAAATAAATATTCTTAAAGTTAAGTTTTCTTTCCTTCTCTTTTTCCCGTTTGGCTGATAGAATAGGCTGAAATTGGAATGGAGGGG is part of the Enterococcus mundtii genome and harbors:
- the rlmN gene encoding 23S rRNA (adenine(2503)-C(2))-methyltransferase RlmN, with protein sequence MEKQSIYGLTNKELTAWFLEHGEKKFRASQVWEWLYQKRVTSFEEMTNLSKSLIEKLSENFEINPLKQVIVQEASDGTVKYLFELPDKNMIETVLMRQEYGLSVCVTTQVGCNIGCTFCASGLLTKNRDLTAGEIVAQIMMVQHYFDERQLGERVSHVVVMGIGEPFDNYDNVMDFLHIINDAKGLAIGARHITVSTSGLANKIKEFAENGLQVNLAISLHAPNNEVRTSMMRINRRFPIEKLMEAVDEYLEKTNRRITFEYIMLNQVNDRPEHAQQLADLLKDKKKLTYVNLIPYNPVSEHDQYSRSPKADVLKFYDVLKKNGINCVIRKEHGTDIDAACGQLRSKQMKKEKTVAK